The proteins below come from a single Nitrospiraceae bacterium genomic window:
- a CDS encoding NDP-sugar synthase, with protein MILAAGLGTRLRPLTNTIPKPLLPVAGTPLIIWNLLLLRTYGIRDVIINLHYLGHMIEEAIGDGSRWDMQVRYSHESTLLGTGGGLKAAEWFFEQHPFLVINGDTLIELDVKRLVEFHRTHGGVATLVLRDHPQAAQWGAVDSDAQDRIFRINGRGVSQAELPNVLVQRMFAGVHILHPSILHDALADRPFSIIDSYTDALARGSKIFGFLHTAYWSDIGTVARYAQAQADAEAGVIFPKT; from the coding sequence ATGATTCTGGCCGCGGGTCTTGGCACTCGCCTTCGTCCGTTGACCAACACGATACCCAAACCGTTATTGCCGGTTGCGGGAACACCGCTCATTATTTGGAATTTGTTGTTGTTGCGAACATATGGAATACGTGATGTCATCATCAATCTGCATTATTTAGGACATATGATTGAAGAAGCGATCGGGGACGGATCCCGTTGGGATATGCAGGTGAGGTATTCCCATGAATCGACCCTGTTAGGAACGGGTGGAGGATTAAAGGCGGCTGAGTGGTTTTTTGAGCAACACCCGTTTCTGGTTATTAATGGGGATACATTGATCGAGTTGGATGTGAAGAGATTGGTAGAGTTTCACCGGACTCATGGTGGCGTGGCCACGTTAGTGCTTCGCGACCATCCGCAAGCAGCCCAATGGGGAGCCGTAGATTCGGACGCACAAGATCGTATTTTCAGAATAAATGGTCGGGGAGTGAGCCAAGCTGAATTGCCTAACGTCCTGGTTCAACGGATGTTTGCAGGCGTGCATATTCTCCATCCTTCCATCCTCCACGATGCCCTTGCGGATAGGCCGTTTTCCATCATCGACTCCTATACGGATGCGCTTGCGCGGGGTTCGAAAATATTTGGATTTCTTCATACCGCCTATTGGTCCGATATTGGAACGGTGGCACGTTATGCTCAGGCGCAAGCCGATGCCGAGGCCGGAGTGATTTTCCCTAAGACCTAA
- a CDS encoding phosphotransferase, which produces MQSMMPQASLSMTGLDLSGVSFTLRKHLPFTAELEQCVPLAGDASNRRYYRLHLSMAPVSSVILMKLADPEGFKASEEAVSGAGGDVTELPFTNILKHLQKNGVQVPELYFYDESSGLLYLEDFGDVTLAQAWQGSTPAIGEDLYCKAVDQLVQLHLRASHPSSAPCVALTRSFDVPLYLWEFDHFLEYGIVARRGRLMCANDYVPVREEFQKIAEWLTSQPQVFTHRDYHSRNLMVDGERLGVIDFQDALMGPVTYDLASLLRDSYIALDEGVIDRLIARYVEGMRRNLSCSQQSAMLFHDPEAFRRLFDFTSIQRNLKAAGRFVYIDRVKGNSSFLASIPRTLKNVRANLEKYPQLHRLLTHLSPYIPEWR; this is translated from the coding sequence TTGCAATCAATGATGCCTCAAGCTTCCCTGTCTATGACGGGCCTCGATCTCTCGGGTGTGTCCTTTACTCTTCGTAAACATCTTCCGTTCACCGCCGAACTAGAGCAATGCGTGCCGTTGGCGGGGGATGCCTCGAATCGTCGCTATTACCGTTTGCACCTTTCCATGGCTCCTGTTTCCTCTGTGATTCTGATGAAGTTAGCCGACCCGGAAGGGTTTAAAGCTTCTGAGGAGGCCGTAAGTGGAGCCGGAGGAGACGTCACTGAATTGCCGTTCACGAATATTCTGAAACATCTGCAGAAGAATGGCGTTCAGGTTCCCGAGTTATATTTTTACGATGAATCCTCTGGATTGCTCTACCTCGAAGATTTCGGAGACGTGACGCTGGCCCAAGCATGGCAGGGATCTACTCCGGCTATCGGGGAGGATCTATACTGCAAGGCGGTTGATCAACTCGTTCAGCTTCATCTCCGGGCCTCACATCCTTCCAGCGCTCCCTGTGTGGCGTTGACACGGTCTTTTGATGTTCCCCTATATCTCTGGGAGTTTGACCATTTTTTAGAATATGGCATTGTGGCGAGACGGGGACGGCTCATGTGTGCCAACGATTATGTTCCTGTTCGTGAGGAATTTCAGAAAATTGCGGAATGGTTGACCTCGCAACCGCAGGTTTTCACTCATCGTGATTATCATTCCCGTAACTTGATGGTAGATGGAGAACGGCTGGGTGTCATTGATTTTCAAGATGCCCTAATGGGCCCTGTGACCTATGATTTGGCCTCCCTGCTGAGGGATTCCTACATCGCTCTCGATGAAGGGGTAATCGATCGTCTGATTGCTCGTTACGTAGAAGGGATGCGCCGGAATCTCTCATGTTCTCAACAATCCGCTATGCTATTCCATGATCCTGAAGCGTTTCGCCGGCTATTTGACTTCACGAGCATTCAACGCAATCTGAAGGCTGCCGGTCGGTTTGTATATATTGATCGAGTAAAAGGGAATTCAAGTTTTTTGGCCTCTATTCCCCGGACATTAAAGAATGTTCGTGCCAATTTGGAAAAATATCCTCAACTCCATCGACTGCTCACCCATCTGTCTCCGTATATCCCTGAATGGCGTTAG
- a CDS encoding glycoside hydrolase family 15 protein, with protein sequence MSYKNIGDYGIIGDLHTIALVGIDGSIDWCCLPRFDSPSLFAAILDEKIGGYFKIAPVIKGNTRQMYLPETNILLTRFLQHDGVGELTDFMPIESDEAGYRPRRHQIIRMLSVVRGTVTFRLECAPAFNFGRDLHDIETRPKGIIFQSGEQSVGLVSPIPLQTRENLAYQEFTLHQGESLTFFLEYIEVKNGDQLLSTPESGDEAFRNTSAFWQRWLAQCQYDGRWREVVHRSALALKLLTYAPTGAIVAAPTTSLPENIGGPRNWDYRYTWIRDAAFSIYGLLRLGFTVEASRFMDWLNARCCELNPDGSIQLMYGIDGRRNLTEEELPHLDGHRRSRPVRIGNGAASQLQMDMYGALMDAVYLYNKHGASISYDLWVNLCRLLDFVCDNWEQPDEGIWEVRGGRRHFVYSKVMCWVALDRGIRLADKRGFPGSRARWMEQRDRIYREIMARGWNADIGAFVQSYDSEALDAANLIMPLVFFVSPTDPRMLSTIDRTLEQLSLGSLVYRYENGKAASDGLDSEEGTFSMCTFWLVEALTKAGRLTEARLIFEKMLSYGNHLRLYAEEVSHSGEQLGNFPQAFTHFGLITAACNLDLALNTKRAAHTVVRRNRPSATSSHQAL encoded by the coding sequence ATGAGTTATAAAAACATCGGTGATTACGGCATTATTGGAGATCTTCATACCATTGCGCTTGTTGGGATCGATGGATCCATTGATTGGTGTTGCCTGCCACGCTTTGACTCCCCTAGTCTATTTGCAGCCATTCTTGACGAGAAAATTGGAGGGTACTTCAAGATTGCCCCCGTCATAAAGGGCAATACGCGACAAATGTACCTGCCCGAAACCAATATCCTGCTGACCCGGTTTCTGCAACATGATGGAGTCGGCGAACTCACTGACTTCATGCCCATCGAATCGGACGAAGCCGGATACCGGCCTCGCCGCCACCAAATCATCCGGATGCTCTCCGTGGTCCGTGGAACCGTCACCTTTCGACTTGAATGCGCGCCCGCATTTAATTTTGGTCGTGACCTTCATGACATCGAGACCAGACCGAAAGGCATCATTTTTCAATCCGGCGAACAATCCGTGGGATTGGTCAGCCCCATTCCCCTTCAAACGCGGGAAAATTTGGCGTATCAAGAATTCACACTCCATCAGGGCGAAAGCCTGACGTTTTTTTTGGAATACATCGAAGTCAAAAACGGCGACCAGCTGTTATCCACTCCAGAGTCCGGCGATGAGGCCTTTCGAAATACGTCCGCCTTCTGGCAGCGCTGGCTGGCTCAATGCCAATACGATGGACGATGGCGGGAAGTGGTTCACCGGTCAGCCTTGGCCCTCAAACTCCTAACCTATGCTCCAACCGGAGCCATTGTCGCGGCTCCCACAACCAGTCTTCCAGAAAATATCGGGGGTCCCCGAAATTGGGACTATCGTTATACCTGGATTCGGGATGCAGCCTTTTCGATATACGGGCTCTTGCGCCTGGGATTTACGGTGGAAGCCAGTCGATTCATGGATTGGCTCAATGCCCGTTGTTGCGAACTCAATCCGGACGGATCCATCCAATTGATGTATGGCATCGACGGTCGTCGCAATCTGACCGAAGAAGAATTGCCCCATCTGGATGGCCACCGCCGTTCCCGCCCCGTGCGTATCGGCAATGGAGCCGCCTCTCAACTGCAAATGGATATGTACGGCGCACTCATGGACGCGGTATATCTTTATAATAAACACGGCGCATCCATTTCCTATGATCTCTGGGTCAACCTTTGCCGCCTTTTGGATTTTGTCTGCGATAATTGGGAGCAACCTGATGAAGGTATTTGGGAAGTCAGAGGAGGACGCCGTCATTTTGTCTATTCCAAAGTCATGTGCTGGGTGGCCTTGGATCGTGGAATTCGTCTGGCCGACAAACGGGGCTTTCCAGGCAGCCGGGCCCGATGGATGGAGCAACGCGACCGGATCTACAGGGAAATTATGGCACGGGGTTGGAATGCCGATATTGGAGCCTTCGTTCAATCGTACGATAGCGAAGCGTTGGATGCCGCCAACCTGATTATGCCTCTCGTCTTCTTTGTGTCTCCCACTGATCCTCGGATGCTCTCAACCATTGATCGCACACTCGAGCAACTGTCATTAGGAAGCCTTGTGTATCGTTATGAAAACGGGAAGGCCGCCTCAGATGGCCTGGACAGCGAAGAAGGCACCTTTAGCATGTGTACCTTTTGGTTAGTCGAAGCCCTGACCAAAGCAGGGCGATTGACGGAAGCACGACTGATCTTTGAAAAAATGTTAAGTTATGGTAATCATCTTCGCTTATATGCCGAAGAAGTCTCGCACTCGGGGGAACAGTTAGGAAATTTTCCCCAGGCCTTTACACATTTTGGTCTCATAACGGCGGCCTGCAATCTTGATCTGGCTCTCAATACAAAACGAGCCGCCCACACTGTC